GGCATCGGGCGCGTGCTCCTCGACTGGGAGCTCGCGCGCGCCGTCGAGCAGTTCTCCACGAGCGACTCGCTGCTGCCCGGCGTGGTCTTCGGGTACGCGCAGGAGCGCACGCCGGCCCACCGCCGGCTTCTCGAGCGCGCCGGCATGGAGGCCAAGCGCTGGTTCCTGAAGTTCTCCCGGGACCTGCGCGAGCCGCTGCCCGAGGTGCCCGAGGCGGATGCCGCGGTGCGGCCGTACCGCGACGAGGACGCCGAGGCCGTGCGCCACGCCCGCAACGACGCCTTCCGCGACCACTGGGGCAGCGACGTCATGAGCTCCGAGCAGTGGGGGCACCTGGTGGGTGCCGAGGGGTTCCGCGGCGACCTGTCGCTGGTCTCGGTCGACGGCGACCGCGTCGTCGGCTTCCTGCTCGCGAGCGAGTACGAGGCGACCGACGCCCACGAGGGCGAGACCGGCATCTACGTCGAGTACGTCGGGGTGCGCCGCGAGGGTCGCGGGCGCGGCATCGCCCGCCGCCTCCTCGCCGGCCACCTGCACGCCGCAGCGGGCGCGGGCTTCACGTCGAGCGTGCTCGAGGTCGACGCCGACAGCCCGACCGGCGCGAACGCGCTCTACGAGTCGATGGGGTACCGCGAGAAGCACCGCGAGCTCGCGTACTCGCTCGAGTACTGACGCGGGCCCGACCGTAGGCTGGGGATCGTGAGCGACGAGCAGGCGGATGCCACGGGCGGCGAGCCCGTGCCGGAACCCGCGCCGCCCACCCGCATCCGCCTCGACCTCGCCTACGACGGCACGGCGTTCAACGGGTGGAGCGCCCAGCCGGGGCAGCGCACCGTGCAGGGCGTGGTCGAGCAGGCCCTCGCGACGCTCTTCCGGCGCACCGGGACGGCGCCGCGGCTGACCGTGGCCGGTCGCACCGACTCCGGCGTGCACGCCCGCGGCCAGGTCGCCCACCTCGACGTGGACCCCGACGCGCTCGAGGCCGTGACGCGTCCCCGGCGCGGCGACCCCGCCTCGGGCCGCGCCGTCGACCCGGCCGGCGTGCTCCTGCGGCGCCTCACGGGCATCCTCGGCGCGCACGACGCCGACGTCGTGGTGCACGCGGCATCGTTCGCGCCCGAAGGCTTCGACGCGCGCTTCTCGGCGGTGTGGCGGCGTTACAAGTACCGCGTGGCGGACGCCGCGGCCGTGCGGGACCCCCTGGCCCGGGCGTTCACGGTGTGGCATCCGACGACCCTCGACGCCGACGCCATGGGCGCGGCCGCGCACTCGCTGCTCGGGCTCGGGGATTTCGCCGCGTTCTGCCGGCCGCGCGAGGGGGCGACCACCATCCGCACCCTGCAGGCGTTCGACTGGCGGCGCGAGGCCGACGGGGTGCTCGTCGCCGCGCTGCAGGCCGACGCCTTCTGCCACTCGATGGTGCGCGCCCTGGTCGGCGCGTGCGTCGCGGTCGGGCAGGGGCGGCTCGCGGCCGACGAGCCGCTCGCGCTCATGCGGGCGGGGGAGCGCACGAGCGCGTTCCGGGTGATGCCCGCGAAGGGGCTCGTGCTGACCGAGGTCGGCTACCCCGACGACACGGAGCTCGCGGCCCGGGCACGGCAGACCCGGGCGCGGCGCGAATTGCACGCGGATGGGGTCGTGGGCTAAGCTGTCTCTTTGGTGCCGCCATCTGCGTCGGCATCCGAAGATGAGCCCTCCACCGGGCGTTCGACCGCATCGCGGGCGAACTCCCACGGAGTGGGATTCACGAACCCCTCTCTCGATCAGAAAGCAGCACTTCCGTGACGCGCACCTACACCCCCAAGCCGAATGAGATCCAGCGCGACTGGGTCGTCATCGACGCGACCGACATCGTGCTCGGCCGCCTCGCCAGCCACACCGCAGCCCTGCTGCGCGGCAAGCACAAGGCGATCTTCGCGAACCACGTCGACACCGGCGACTTCGTGATCATCGTCAACGCCGAGAAGGTGGCCCTCACCGGCCAGAAGCTCGAGCAGAAGAAGGCCTACCGCCACTCGGGCTACCCGGGCGGCCTGTCGGCCGTCGGCTACGCCGAGCTCCTCGAGAAGAACCCCGTCCGCGCCGTCGAGAAGGCGGTTCGCGGCATGCTCCCGAAGAACTCGCTCGGTCGCGCCCAGATCAAGAAGCTGAAGGTCTACGCAGGCCCGGAGCACCCGCACGCCGCGCAGCAGCCGAAGGCGTACACCCTCACCCAGATCGCCCAGTAACGGCGCTCCCTTCTCGACGTACAAGACCAAAGGATTCATTCATCGTGGCGAAGATCGCAGACCAGATCGACCAGGCTCCCGAGAGCTACACCACCGAGAGCGCGCCGACCGAGACCCCGGCCTCGGAGCGCGTCATCCTCAACGTGTCCGGCGCGGCCGTGGGCCGTCGCAAGCAGGCCATCGCCCGCGTGCGCGTCGTCCCCGGCGCCGGCTCCATCACGGTCAACGGCCGTGAGTTCGCGGACTACTTCCCGAACAAGCTGCACCAGCAGCTCATCACCGACCCGTTCACCGTGCTCGACCTGCGCGGCAGCTACGACGTCGTCGCCCGCATCACCGGCGGCGGCCCCTCGGGCCAGGCCGGCGCGCTGCGCCTCGCGATCGCTCGTGCGCTGAACGAGATCGACCGCGAGCACAACCGCCCGACCCTCAAGAAGGCCGGCTTCCTCACCCGCGACGCGCGCGTCATCGAGCGCAAGAAGGCCGGTCTCAAGAAGGCCCGCAAGGCTCCGCAGTTCTCCAAGCGCTGAGGCGCGACGGCTCGATGCCTCGCCTCTTCGGCACCGACGGCGTTCGGGGGCTGGCCAACCGGGAACTCTCGGCTGGGCTGGCCCTCGAACTCGCCCAGGCTGCCGCGCTCGTGCTCACGCAGGGCCGGCACGCCGATTCGATCCGCGCCGAGGGCCGCAAGCCCGTCGCGGTCGTCGCGCGCGACCCGCGCATCTCGGGTGAGTTCCTCACCTCGGCGGTCGTCGCGGGTCTCGCCAGTTCCGGCATCGACGTGCTCGATGCCGGCGTGCTGCCGACCCCGGCCACCGCGTACCTCATCGCGAGCGAGCACGCCGACTTCGGCGTGATGATCTCGGCGTCGCACAACCCGGCGCCCGACAACGGCATCAAGTTCTTCTCCTTCGGCGGCACCAAGCTGCCCGACGAGGTCGAGGACCGCATCGAGGCCCGGCTCGGTGAGGAGAAGCTCACGCCGATCGGCGACGGCGTCGGCCGCATCCGCCGCTTCTCCGACGCGGAGGACCGGTACGTGCTGCACCTCGTGAGCACGCTGCCGAACCGCCTCGACGGACTCCACGTCGTCATCGACTGCGCGCACGGTGCCGCCTCGGGCGTGTCGCCGGAGGCGTTCGCCCTCGCCGGCGCGAAGGTGACCGTGATCGGTGCCGATCCCGACGGCCTCAACATCAACGACGGCGTGGGGTCGACCCACCTCGAGGTGCTCCAGGCCGCGGTCGTCGAGCACCGCGCCGACCTCGGCATCGCCCACGACGGCGATGCCGACCGCTGCCTCGCGGTCGACCACCGGGGCCAGGTCGTCGACGGCGACCGCATCATGGCGATCCTCGCGATCGCGATGCAGCAGCGCGGGCAGCTGGCGGACGACACGCTCGTGACCACGGTCATGAGCAACATCGGCCTGCGGCAGGCGATGGCCGAGCACGGCATCTCCGTCGTGGAGACGAAGGTCGGCGACCGCTACGTGCTCGAGGAGCTCAGCGCCCACGGGTACACCCTCGGCGGCGAGCAGAGCGGGCACGTGATCATGACCGACCATGCGACGACCGGCGACGGCGTCCTGACCGGACTGCACCTCGCCGCCGAGGTCGCGCGCACCGGGCACTCGCTGGCATCCCTCGCCGACGTGATGACCGTCTACCCCCAGGTGCTCCTCAACGTGCGCGGCGTCGACCGCGACGCGCTCGCCGGCAACGAGGCGATCGACGAGGCGACGCGCGCCGTCGAGGCCGAGCTGGGCGGCTCGGGTCGCGTGCTGCTGCGCCCCTCGGGCACCGAGCCGATGGTCCGGGTCATGGTCGAGGCCGCCGAGCAGGAGGACGCGCAGCGCCACGCCGAGGCGCTGGCCGAGGTCGTGCGCGCCGAGCTCGCGGTCTGATCCGGGCTGGCCGGCCCGCAGGCCGGACGAGGGCTGCGGAGCGCCTCAGATCTTGCGCAGCAGCACGCTCGACACGGCGTGGTCCGAGTCCTTGCGCAGCACGAGAGATGCCCGCGACCGCGTGGGGCGCACGTTCTGCTCGAGGTTCGGTTCGTTGATCGAGCTCCAGATCTCGCGGGCGCGCGCACGCGCCTGCTCCTCGCTCAGCTCCGCGTAGCGGTGGAAGTACGAGTTGGGGTTCGCGAACGCGCCGCGCTGGAGGCGCAGGAACCGCTCCTCGTACCAGCTCGCGATGTCCTGCGTGCGGGCGTCGACGTAGATCGAGAAGTCGAACAGGTCGCTCACCGCGAGGCGATGCCCGGGCGCGGCCGGCTGCAGCACGTTCAGCCCCTCGACGATGAGCACGTCGGGCTGCCGCACGGTGATCTGCGCGTCGGGCACGATGTCGTAGCTGAGGTGCGAGTAGAACGGCGCGCGCACCTCCGGAGCCCCGGCCTTCACGTCGCTCACGAAGCGGAGCAGTGCCCGCCGGTCGTACGACTCGGGGAAGCCCTTGCGGCTCATCAGGCCGCGGCGCTCGAGCTCGGCGTTCGGCAGCAGGAACCCGTCGGTGGTGACGAGCTCGACGCGCGGCGTGTGCTCCCACCGGGAGAGGAGCTCGCGCAGCAGGCGCGCGATCGTCGACTTGCCCACCGCGACCGATCCGGCGACCCCGATCACGAACGGCGTGCGCTCGGCGCGGGCGCCGAGGAAGTCGCTGGTGAGCCGGTGCAGGTGGGTCATGCCCCCGACGTAGAGGTTCAGCAGCCTGCTCAGCGGGAGGTAGACCTCGGCGACCTCGTCGAGGTCGAGCGGCTCGCCGAGGCCACGCAGCTGGACGAGCTCCACCTCGGTGAGCGGGAGCGGCATCGAGGGCGCGAGCGCGGCCCAGTCCGCCCGGTCGAGCTCGACGAAGGGGGAGATGTGCTGCGTCGCGACGGGGGAGGTCGTCGGATCGGACATCCCGGACAGTCTAGTCGTGGCGATGCGACGCGTCCGCCGGTGTCCACCGCCGCCGGCACCACGTGCAGCCGCCGCACGGCTCCGCGCCGATACAATCGCCCCCATGTGTGGAATCGTCGGGTACGTCGGGCCTGCCAGCAGCCTGGACGTCCTTCTCGGAGGCCTGCGTCGCCTCGAATACCGCGGCTACGACTCGGCCGGGGTCGCCGTCATCGATGACGAGGGCAACCTCGGCACGAGCAAGAAGGCGGGCAAGCTGCAGACGCTCGTCGACGAGCTCGCCGAGCACCCCGTGCCCCGGGGCGGCACCGGCATCGGCCACACCCGCTGGGCGACGCACGGCGGCCCGACCGACGTGAACGCGCACCCGCACCTGGCCGACGGCGGCCGGCTCGCCGTGATCCACAACGGCATCATCGAGAACTTCTCCGAGCTGCGCGACGAGCTGCTCGCCGAGGGCGCGGAGTTCGCGAGCGAGACCGACACCGAGGTCGCCGCGGTGCTGCTCGGTCGCGAGTACCGGGCGACCGGCGACCTGGTCGAGGCGTTCCGCCGGACGGTGGTGCGCCTCGACGGCGCGTTCACGCTGCTCGCGGTGCACCGCGACTCGCCGGGGCTCGTCGTGGGCGCCCGCCGCAACTCGCCGCTCGTGATCGGCCTGGGGGAGGGCGAGAACTTCCTGGGCTCGGATGTCGCGGCGTTCGTCGAGCACACCCGCAACGCCGTCGCCATCGGCCAGGACCAGATCGTGGCCATCACCGCCGACGAGGTCGTCGTGACCGACTTCGACGGCGGGCCGGTGACGGTGGAGCCGTTCGAGGTCGCCTGGAACGCCGACGCCGCCGACAAGGGCGGCTGGTCGAGCTTCATGCAGAAGGAGGTCAGCGAGCAGCCCACGGCCGTCGCCGACACCCTGCGCGGACGACTCCACGACGGCAGGGTGGTCGTGGGCGAGCTCGAGGAGCTGGGCGACGACGTGCTCCGCAGCATCCGCCGCATCACCGTGATCGCCTGCGGCACGGCCGCCTACGCGGGCATGGTCGCCAAGTACGCGATCGAGAAGTGGGCGCGCGTGCCCGTCGAGGTCGAGCTGAGCCACGAGTTCCGCTACCGCGAGCCGGTCATCGGCCCGGACACGCTCGTCATCTCGGTCAGCCAGTCGGGCGAGACCATGGACACGCTGATGGCCGTGAAGTACGCCCGCGAGGCCGGTGCCCGCACGATCTCGGTCTGCAACACGCAGGGCGCGACCATCCCGCGCGAGTCCGACGCGGCGATCTACACGCACGCCGGGCCCGAGGTCGCGGTCGCGTCGACCAAGGCGTTCGTCGCGCAGATCGCGGCGCTCTACCTGTTCGGCCTCCACCTCGCGCGCGTGCTCGGCACCGCGTCGGCGGAGGAGCTCGAGACCGCCGCGTACGAGCTGGAGCACGTGCCGGCCAAGCTCGCCACCGTGCTCGAGCAGGGCGAGCGCATCGCGCAGCTCGCGCACTGGATGGCGGACACGCGCTCGGTGCTCTTCCTCGGGCGCCACGTGGGCTACCCGATCGCGCTCGAGGGGGCGCTGAAGCTCAAGGAGCTCGCCTACATCCACGCCGAGGGGTTCGCCGCGGGCGAGCTGAAGCACGGCCCGATCGCGCTGATCGAACCCGGTCAGCCGGTGTTCGTGGTCGTGCCGAGCCCGCGCAACTCCGGTTCGCTGCACCCCAAGGTCGTCTCGAACATCCAGGAGATCCGCGCCCGCGGCGCGCGCGTCATCGCGATCGCCGAGGCGGGGGATGCCGCGGTGCTGCCGTTCGCCGACGAGGTGCTGCGCATCCCGCTGGCCGGCCCGCTCTTCGAGCCGCTGCTCGCCGTGGTGCCGCTGCAGATCTTCGCCATGGAGCTGTCGGCCGCGAAGGGGCTCGACGTCGACCAGCCGCGCAACCTCGCCAAGTCGGTCACGGTCGAGTAGCGAGAGACGACGGGGAGCGGGCACGATGATCGCCGGGATCGGGGTGGACGTCGTCGACGTCGCGCGCTTCGAGCGCGCGATCACGCGTACCCCCGGCCTGCGCGAGCGGCTCTTCGCGGCGGGTGAGCGCGACCGGCCGACCCGGTCGCTGGCCGCCCGGTTCGCCGCGAAGGAGGCGCTCATCAAGGCCCTCGGCGGCCCCGACCTCATGCGCTGGCACGACATGGAGGTCGTGAACGACGCCGACGGCAACCCCGACTTCGTGCTGCACGGCGCGCTCGACGCGCACGTGCGCGAGCGGGGCATCGGGCGCGTGCACGTCTCGATGAGCCACGACGCCGGCATCGCGACGGCGTTCGTCGTGCTCGAGGGGGCGTCGTGAGCGCGGGCGGGCCCGGCCCGTTCCGCGAGGCCGTCGTCGACCTCGGCGCGATCCGCGCGAACATCGCGCGCATCGCCGAGGAGGCGGCGCCCGCCGCGGTCATGGCCGTCGTGAAGGCCGACGCCTACGGGCACGGCGCGCTGCCGGTCGCGCGCGCCGCGCTCGAGGGCGGGGCGCGCATGCTCGGGGTGGCCGACGTCGACGAGGCCCTCGCGCTCCGCGCCGCCGGTGTCACCGCCCCGATCCTCGCCTGGCTGCACGACCCCGGGCTCGACTTCGTGCCCGCACTGGAGGCCGGCATCGCCGTCGGCGTCTCCTCGGCGCACCAGCTCGAGCAGGTCGCCGCCGCGGTCGAGCGGGGTGCGCCGCCGGCGTCCGTGCACCTGAAGGTCGACACGGGGCTCAGCCGGAACGGCGTCGAGCCCGCCCGCTGGGACGCGGTCGTCCGGCGCGCACGCGAGCTCGAGGCATCCGGCCTGCTCACCGTCGACGGCGTGTTCAGCCACCTCGCGAACGCCTCCGACGCCGACGACGACGCGCAGCTGGCGGCGTTCCGGGCGGCGCTCGAGGCGGCGGATGCCGCGGGCCTGCGCCCCGGCCTGCGCCACCTCGCCTCGACCGCGGCCGCGCTGCGACGGCCCGACGCCCGGTTCGACCTCGTGCGCGTCGGCATCGGCATGTACGGCCTGACGCCCTACGGCGACGGCACGACCGGGGCCGACCTCGGCCTGGTGCCCGCGATGACGCTGCGGGGCAGGGTGGCCGCCGTGCGGCGCATCGCCGCCGGCGCCGGGGTGTCGTACGACCTGACCTGGCGCGCGGGCGCGCCGACCACGCTGGCGCTCGTGCCGCTCGGGTACGCCGACGGGGTTCCCCGGCACGCCTCGGGCACCGGCCGGGTGCTGCTCGGCGGCGAGGTGCGTCCGATCGTGGGCCGCGTCGCGATGGACCAGTTCCTGGTCGACGCGGGTGACGCGCCGGTGGCGACGGGCGACGAGGTCGTGCTGTTCGGCGACCCCGCGAGCGGTGCGCCGACGGCCGACGAGTGGGCGGATGCCGCGGGCACGATCGGCTACGAGATCGTGACGCGCATCGGGCCGCGCGTGCCCCGCACGTACCGGGAGGCGCCGTGATCGCCCGCGAGGTCGCCACGCCGGAGGCGATGGAGGAGGCCGGCCGCGAGCTCGCCGCCGACCTGCGCCGCGGCGACCTCGTCGTGCTCACGGGGCCGCTCGGCGCGGGCAAGACGACGCTCACTCGGGGCATCGGCGACGGGCTCGAGGTGCGCGGGCCGGTGCAGAGCCCGACGTTCGTGCTCGCGCGCACGCACCCGAGCCTGGTCGGCGGACCGCCGCTCGTGCACGTCGACGCGTACCGGCTCGGCAGCGCGATGGAGCTCGACGACCTCGACATCGACTTCGCGGGTTCGGTCGTCGTGGTCGAGTGGGGTGCCGGCATGCTCGACGGGGTCGCCGACTCGTGGCTCGAGGTCGAGATCGCGCGTCCGACGGGCGGCGCCGGGCACGGGGCGTCCGACGGCCGCGACGCCGACGACCCGGTGGACCTCGACGCCGACGAGCCGCGCACGCTGCGCGTGACCGGCCGCGGCCCGCGCTGGGCGGGCGGCCGGTACGGCGAGCCGACGTAGGCTGTGTCCATGCTGCTCGCGATCGACACCTCGGCGGGGTCCGGTGTCGCCGTGGTCGACGAGACCGGCCTCGTGCGCGCCGAGCGCGCCACCGACGACACCATGCGCCACGCCGAGGCGATCGGCGTGCTCATCGCCGAGGCGCTCGCCGCGGCGGGCGTCGACGCGGCCGACGTCGACGGCGTGGTCGCGGGCGTGGGACCCGGGCCGTTCACGGGCCTGCGGGTCGGCATCGCCGCGGCGCACGCGTTCGCCTTCGGCGCCGGATGCCGGATGCTGCCGGTGGTGAGCCACGATGCGCTCGCGCTCGCGTGGTACCTCGAGGGCGGCGATGGGCCGCTCCTCGTGGTGACCGACGCGAGGCGCCGCGAGCGCTACTGGAGCAGCTACGAGGGGCTCGACCTGCACGGGCTGCCCGTGCGCGCCGGGGGCCCGGGGCTCGCCAAGCCCCACGCGCTGCCCGAGACGGCCGGCACCCGGCTGGACGCGCACCACGTCTCGGCCGCCTCGCTCGGCATGGTCGCCGCGCGCACGCTCGCTGCCGGCATCGCGTTCGCGCCCGACGAGCCGCTCTACCTGCGCTCGCCCGACGTGACCCCCGCCGCGGCGCCGAAGCGGGTGAGCGCATGAGCTGGATGCTGCGCCGTGCCGCCGCCGCCGACCTCGGCCCGATCATGGAGCTCGAGCGCGCGACCTTCGCGAACGACGCCTGGTCGGCCGACTCGATGTCGCGCGAACTCGTCGACGAGCACGGGTACTACCTCGTCGCGACGCCCGCCGACGAGCCCGACGCCGTGGTCGCGTACGCGGGGCTCCTCGCGCCGCGCGGTTCCGGCCAGGGTGACATCCAGACCATCGCCGTCGCGCCCGGCGCGCGCTCGGCCGGCCTCGGCCGCGCGCTCATGCAGGCGCTGCTCGCCGAGGCGTGGCGGCGCGGCGCGCGGGACGTCTTCCTCGAGGTGCGCGCGGACAACCCGGTCGCGCAGGCGCTCTACCGCTCCCTCGGGTTCGCCGAGCTCGGTCGCCGGCGGGCGTACTACCAGCCCGACGGCGTGGACGCGATCGTCATGCGCGCGCAGCTGACCGCGCCCGTCACCCGCCCCGCGGCATCCGTGGTCTCGGAGGTGGGCGAGTGAACCGCAGCGATCCCGTGGTGCTCGGCATCGAGACCAGCTGCGACGAGACCGGCGTCGGCATCGTGCGCGGCTCGACGCTCCTCGCCAACGTCATCGCCTCGTCGATGGAGGAGCACGCCCGCTACGGCGGAGTCGTTCCCGAGGTGGCCGCCCGCGCCCACCTCGAGGCGCTCGGCCCCACCCTCCGCAGCGCGGTCGACGAGGCCGGCATCACGCTCGACGAGGTCGACGCGATCGCCGTGACCAACGGGCCGGGCCTCGCCGGCGCGCTCATGGTCGGCGTGGGCGCGGCCAAGGCGCTCGCGCTGTCGCTCGACGTGCCGATCTACGCCGTGAACCACCTCGTGGGGCACGTGGGCGCGGACGTCCTCGCCGACGACGAGCCGTTCGAGTACCCGACGATCGCGCTCCTGGTCTCGGGCGGGCACACGTCGCTGCTGCTCGTGCACGACCTCACCAGCGACGTCGAGCTGCTCGGCGAGACCATCGACGACGCCGCGGGCGAGGCGTTCGACAAGGTCGCGCGCGTGCTCGGGCTCGCGTACCCCGGCGGCCCGCGCATCGACGCGGCGGCGGTCGACGGCGACCCGCGCGCCATCCGCTTCCCGCGCGGCCTGACCAAGCCCAAGGACCTCGTGCGGCACCGCTACGACTTCAGCTTCTCGGGCCTGAAGACCGCGGTCGCGCGCTGGGTCGAGCAGCGCCAGGACGCGGGCGAGCCGCTGCCGGTGGGCGACGTGGCGGCGAGCTTCCGCGAGGCGGTCGCCGACGTGCTGGTCGGCAAGGCGATCGCGGCCTGCGTCGACCTGGGCGTGCCCCGGCTGCTGCTGGGCGGCGGCGTCGTGGCGAACGCGCGCGTGCGCGCCCTCGCGGCCGAGCGGGCGGATGCGGCGGGCATCGCCCTGCGCATCCCGCCGCTCTCGCTCTGCACCGACAA
This portion of the Agromyces rhizosphaerae genome encodes:
- the rplM gene encoding 50S ribosomal protein L13 — protein: MTRTYTPKPNEIQRDWVVIDATDIVLGRLASHTAALLRGKHKAIFANHVDTGDFVIIVNAEKVALTGQKLEQKKAYRHSGYPGGLSAVGYAELLEKNPVRAVEKAVRGMLPKNSLGRAQIKKLKVYAGPEHPHAAQQPKAYTLTQIAQ
- the tsaD gene encoding tRNA (adenosine(37)-N6)-threonylcarbamoyltransferase complex transferase subunit TsaD codes for the protein MNRSDPVVLGIETSCDETGVGIVRGSTLLANVIASSMEEHARYGGVVPEVAARAHLEALGPTLRSAVDEAGITLDEVDAIAVTNGPGLAGALMVGVGAAKALALSLDVPIYAVNHLVGHVGADVLADDEPFEYPTIALLVSGGHTSLLLVHDLTSDVELLGETIDDAAGEAFDKVARVLGLAYPGGPRIDAAAVDGDPRAIRFPRGLTKPKDLVRHRYDFSFSGLKTAVARWVEQRQDAGEPLPVGDVAASFREAVADVLVGKAIAACVDLGVPRLLLGGGVVANARVRALAAERADAAGIALRIPPLSLCTDNGAMIAALGAQRIMAGHEPSDLGFGADSTLPVTTIQS
- the rpsI gene encoding 30S ribosomal protein S9, whose amino-acid sequence is MAKIADQIDQAPESYTTESAPTETPASERVILNVSGAAVGRRKQAIARVRVVPGAGSITVNGREFADYFPNKLHQQLITDPFTVLDLRGSYDVVARITGGGPSGQAGALRLAIARALNEIDREHNRPTLKKAGFLTRDARVIERKKAGLKKARKAPQFSKR
- the tsaB gene encoding tRNA (adenosine(37)-N6)-threonylcarbamoyltransferase complex dimerization subunit type 1 TsaB, translating into MLLAIDTSAGSGVAVVDETGLVRAERATDDTMRHAEAIGVLIAEALAAAGVDAADVDGVVAGVGPGPFTGLRVGIAAAHAFAFGAGCRMLPVVSHDALALAWYLEGGDGPLLVVTDARRRERYWSSYEGLDLHGLPVRAGGPGLAKPHALPETAGTRLDAHHVSAASLGMVAARTLAAGIAFAPDEPLYLRSPDVTPAAAPKRVSA
- a CDS encoding tRNA pseudouridine synthase A, producing MSDEQADATGGEPVPEPAPPTRIRLDLAYDGTAFNGWSAQPGQRTVQGVVEQALATLFRRTGTAPRLTVAGRTDSGVHARGQVAHLDVDPDALEAVTRPRRGDPASGRAVDPAGVLLRRLTGILGAHDADVVVHAASFAPEGFDARFSAVWRRYKYRVADAAAVRDPLARAFTVWHPTTLDADAMGAAAHSLLGLGDFAAFCRPREGATTIRTLQAFDWRREADGVLVAALQADAFCHSMVRALVGACVAVGQGRLAADEPLALMRAGERTSAFRVMPAKGLVLTEVGYPDDTELAARARQTRARRELHADGVVG
- the coaA gene encoding type I pantothenate kinase, with the protein product MSDPTTSPVATQHISPFVELDRADWAALAPSMPLPLTEVELVQLRGLGEPLDLDEVAEVYLPLSRLLNLYVGGMTHLHRLTSDFLGARAERTPFVIGVAGSVAVGKSTIARLLRELLSRWEHTPRVELVTTDGFLLPNAELERRGLMSRKGFPESYDRRALLRFVSDVKAGAPEVRAPFYSHLSYDIVPDAQITVRQPDVLIVEGLNVLQPAAPGHRLAVSDLFDFSIYVDARTQDIASWYEERFLRLQRGAFANPNSYFHRYAELSEEQARARAREIWSSINEPNLEQNVRPTRSRASLVLRKDSDHAVSSVLLRKI
- a CDS encoding GNAT family N-acetyltransferase → MTDNLHPEPRQEPLRDRVAGARRTVVPAHPEIASWRPVTLDDVDLLTEFEHALAAADHPEWRSSRDEVADMLGRSELDLERDTLLGFAADGRLAAHGLVLSPAEAELMVRSFVFGGVHPDFRGRGIGRVLLDWELARAVEQFSTSDSLLPGVVFGYAQERTPAHRRLLERAGMEAKRWFLKFSRDLREPLPEVPEADAAVRPYRDEDAEAVRHARNDAFRDHWGSDVMSSEQWGHLVGAEGFRGDLSLVSVDGDRVVGFLLASEYEATDAHEGETGIYVEYVGVRREGRGRGIARRLLAGHLHAAAGAGFTSSVLEVDADSPTGANALYESMGYREKHRELAYSLEY
- the tsaE gene encoding tRNA (adenosine(37)-N6)-threonylcarbamoyltransferase complex ATPase subunit type 1 TsaE — translated: MEEAGRELAADLRRGDLVVLTGPLGAGKTTLTRGIGDGLEVRGPVQSPTFVLARTHPSLVGGPPLVHVDAYRLGSAMELDDLDIDFAGSVVVVEWGAGMLDGVADSWLEVEIARPTGGAGHGASDGRDADDPVDLDADEPRTLRVTGRGPRWAGGRYGEPT
- the glmM gene encoding phosphoglucosamine mutase; translation: MPRLFGTDGVRGLANRELSAGLALELAQAAALVLTQGRHADSIRAEGRKPVAVVARDPRISGEFLTSAVVAGLASSGIDVLDAGVLPTPATAYLIASEHADFGVMISASHNPAPDNGIKFFSFGGTKLPDEVEDRIEARLGEEKLTPIGDGVGRIRRFSDAEDRYVLHLVSTLPNRLDGLHVVIDCAHGAASGVSPEAFALAGAKVTVIGADPDGLNINDGVGSTHLEVLQAAVVEHRADLGIAHDGDADRCLAVDHRGQVVDGDRIMAILAIAMQQRGQLADDTLVTTVMSNIGLRQAMAEHGISVVETKVGDRYVLEELSAHGYTLGGEQSGHVIMTDHATTGDGVLTGLHLAAEVARTGHSLASLADVMTVYPQVLLNVRGVDRDALAGNEAIDEATRAVEAELGGSGRVLLRPSGTEPMVRVMVEAAEQEDAQRHAEALAEVVRAELAV
- the alr gene encoding alanine racemase, coding for MSAGGPGPFREAVVDLGAIRANIARIAEEAAPAAVMAVVKADAYGHGALPVARAALEGGARMLGVADVDEALALRAAGVTAPILAWLHDPGLDFVPALEAGIAVGVSSAHQLEQVAAAVERGAPPASVHLKVDTGLSRNGVEPARWDAVVRRARELEASGLLTVDGVFSHLANASDADDDAQLAAFRAALEAADAAGLRPGLRHLASTAAALRRPDARFDLVRVGIGMYGLTPYGDGTTGADLGLVPAMTLRGRVAAVRRIAAGAGVSYDLTWRAGAPTTLALVPLGYADGVPRHASGTGRVLLGGEVRPIVGRVAMDQFLVDAGDAPVATGDEVVLFGDPASGAPTADEWADAAGTIGYEIVTRIGPRVPRTYREAP
- the glmS gene encoding glutamine--fructose-6-phosphate transaminase (isomerizing), which gives rise to MCGIVGYVGPASSLDVLLGGLRRLEYRGYDSAGVAVIDDEGNLGTSKKAGKLQTLVDELAEHPVPRGGTGIGHTRWATHGGPTDVNAHPHLADGGRLAVIHNGIIENFSELRDELLAEGAEFASETDTEVAAVLLGREYRATGDLVEAFRRTVVRLDGAFTLLAVHRDSPGLVVGARRNSPLVIGLGEGENFLGSDVAAFVEHTRNAVAIGQDQIVAITADEVVVTDFDGGPVTVEPFEVAWNADAADKGGWSSFMQKEVSEQPTAVADTLRGRLHDGRVVVGELEELGDDVLRSIRRITVIACGTAAYAGMVAKYAIEKWARVPVEVELSHEFRYREPVIGPDTLVISVSQSGETMDTLMAVKYAREAGARTISVCNTQGATIPRESDAAIYTHAGPEVAVASTKAFVAQIAALYLFGLHLARVLGTASAEELETAAYELEHVPAKLATVLEQGERIAQLAHWMADTRSVLFLGRHVGYPIALEGALKLKELAYIHAEGFAAGELKHGPIALIEPGQPVFVVVPSPRNSGSLHPKVVSNIQEIRARGARVIAIAEAGDAAVLPFADEVLRIPLAGPLFEPLLAVVPLQIFAMELSAAKGLDVDQPRNLAKSVTVE
- the rimI gene encoding ribosomal protein S18-alanine N-acetyltransferase — protein: MSWMLRRAAAADLGPIMELERATFANDAWSADSMSRELVDEHGYYLVATPADEPDAVVAYAGLLAPRGSGQGDIQTIAVAPGARSAGLGRALMQALLAEAWRRGARDVFLEVRADNPVAQALYRSLGFAELGRRRAYYQPDGVDAIVMRAQLTAPVTRPAASVVSEVGE
- a CDS encoding holo-ACP synthase → MIAGIGVDVVDVARFERAITRTPGLRERLFAAGERDRPTRSLAARFAAKEALIKALGGPDLMRWHDMEVVNDADGNPDFVLHGALDAHVRERGIGRVHVSMSHDAGIATAFVVLEGAS